Proteins encoded within one genomic window of Fibrobacter sp. UWP2:
- a CDS encoding fibrobacter succinogenes major paralogous domain-containing protein produces MHISFIVFIVFVVVVVAVAAYRLGVVVSRASKRESSKNKVPYDDCMRKNAAKFQYGTLTDERDGETYRTVKIGDKIWMAESLRFKAEGSFAPGGEEANVQKYGRLYTWTTAMDIPAEYATKSPANDMAMYEKMKDENYRGLAPEGWHIPSNKEWESLMEHMASGSDGEELRAACFWHNPGKDSLGFFALPAGYRFGNGSFCHFGARARFWSKDEYGKSNAYRLSITNEFADIEGVYRSDALSVRCVKNA; encoded by the coding sequence ATGCATATATCCTTTATTGTTTTCATTGTTTTTGTTGTTGTGGTGGTCGCTGTTGCGGCGTATCGCCTTGGGGTCGTGGTCAGCCGGGCGTCGAAACGGGAATCCTCGAAGAACAAGGTGCCCTATGACGACTGCATGCGTAAAAACGCGGCCAAGTTCCAGTATGGGACCTTGACCGACGAGCGCGACGGCGAGACCTACCGTACGGTAAAAATCGGCGATAAAATCTGGATGGCCGAGAGCCTGCGTTTTAAGGCGGAGGGAAGTTTCGCCCCCGGTGGCGAAGAAGCCAATGTGCAAAAGTACGGTCGCCTCTACACATGGACGACGGCGATGGACATCCCTGCGGAATACGCCACGAAGTCGCCTGCCAATGACATGGCCATGTACGAGAAGATGAAGGACGAGAACTATCGCGGCCTCGCACCGGAAGGCTGGCACATTCCGAGCAACAAGGAATGGGAGTCACTCATGGAGCACATGGCATCGGGTTCCGACGGCGAAGAACTTCGCGCGGCATGCTTTTGGCATAATCCCGGCAAGGATTCTCTTGGCTTTTTTGCCCTGCCCGCGGGCTACCGCTTTGGCAATGGCAGTTTTTGCCACTTTGGCGCCCGAGCCCGTTTTTGGAGCAAGGACGAGTACGGTAAATCCAATGCATACCGCTTGAGCATCACGAACGAGTTTGCCGATATCGAGGGCGTCTACCGCTCCGACGCGCTTTCGGTTCGCTGCGTCAAGAACGCCTAG